A segment of the Bradyrhizobium sp. CCBAU 53340 genome:
AGAAGTGGGACGTCAACACCATGCGGGCGGAAGAGGATCCGGACAAGCGTCCGGGCCCGAACCATCCGGCCAAGGACATCTGCCCGAACCTGATCGGCGGCAAGAACTGGCAACCGATGTCGTTCAACCCGCAGACCGGCCTCGTCTACATCCCGTCGAACAATGTCTGCATGGACTGGTCGGTCGGCGATGTCTCCTACAAGCGCGGCGTGTTCTATCTCGGCGCCGAATTCCCGACCAAGGAAGGTCCCGGCGGCTTCCTCGGCGAACTCATGGCCTGGGATCCGGTCGCTCAGAAGAAGGTCTGGTCGATCAAGGAAGACCTGCCTTTCAACGGCGGCACGCTGACCACCGGCGGCGGCCTGGTGTTCTCCGGCAACCTTCACGGCGACTTCCGCGCCATCGATGCGAAGAATGGCAAGGTGCTCTGGAGCAGGAATCTCGGCTCCGGCATTGGCGCCGGACCGGTGACCTATGAGGTCGGCGGTAAGCAGTATGTCGCCATCGTCGTCGGTCGCACGGCCTCGATCCCTGCGTTCCTGGGCGATATTGGCAAGAAGATGACGGCCGCTGCGCCCGAGGGCGGTTCTCTCTTCGTGTTCTCCGTCCAGTGACCACTCGCGCGCGTATCCATGAGGTGACGGATACGCGCGCGTTTTTTTAAAGACGAGAGTTGCGGCATCGGCCGATGCCTCGTGCCGCAACGCTTGATCCAAACAATTCCCAACTGCGGGAGATGAGGATGCGCCGGAATCATCTTGGAATCGGCAACAGCCGAAATCGCGCCATCGCCGGACTTGTTGCGTGCGCCGCTGCGATGATCGCTCCCCTCGCTCACGCGGACGAGGTGCAGCCGTTCCGCCTCTGCGCCGATCCTACCAACCTGCCGTTCTCGAGCGACAGCCCCTCGCAGCCGGGGTTCTATGTCGAGATCGGACAGGCGCTGGCGCAGGCGCTCGGCCGTCCCATCGCCTTTGACTGGTACAAATCCTATTTCGGCAAGCGGACCGTGCGCGTCACGCTGCTCGGCAAGCAATGCGACGCCATGATCGGACTGCCGCGCTCCGAGGATTTCATGGGACCGGCCGTGATCTTCTCCAACACCTTCGCAAAGGAGGGTTATGCGCTGGTGGCGGCGAAGGGACAGGCGATCGGCGGCATCGACGGCCTCAAGGGCAAGCGCGTCGCGGTGCAGTTCGCCAGCACGCCGCAAAACCTGCTCGCGAGCCGCGACGATGTCCAGAAGGTGACCGTGCTGTCGCCGGAGGAGGGCATGCAGGCGCTCGAGCAGGGCAAGGTGGACGTCGCCTTCATCTGGGGACCTGTCGCCGGCTGGCTGAACAAGACCAGCTACAATGATCGCTATCAGATTCAGCTGACCGAAGGCGAAGGTCTGTCATGGGATGCCGCCATCGGATTTGCGAAGACGTCGACCGAGCTCCGGGATCGTGTCGATGCCGTCTTGCCGCAGCTTGAGAAGACGATCGGCAAGCTTGCGGTGAAGTACGGCTTGCCGACAGGGCAGCCGGTGCGCTTCGGCGCGGCCCGGGCAGCGCCGGCGGGAACAACGACGGGGACGGGAACGGGGCCCGCCGTGGTGCAGATCGCCAACGTGGTGGCGACCGAGACCAAGGGCGATGCGTCTGCGCCAAATGCGGAGGCCGTCGGGGCAGGCAAGGAGATCTTCAACGGCACCTGCGCGCATTGTCACGGTCCCGACGCGATCCAGAGCGAGCGGAAGATCGACCTCCGGCTCCTGCGTCACCGCTACGGCGACGACATGCGCGACACGTTCTGGAAGACCGTGCATGAAGGCCGGCCGTCCAAGGGCATGCCGGCCTGGAAGGAAGTGTTCACCGACGAACAGTTCGACAGCATCTATTCCTTCTTGCTGACGGTTCAGGCCGAATCGAACGACTGAACGGCCTTGACCTGACGGGAGCGAGAAGATGTGCTAGCGTCGAGGCGGCATCATCCCGGGCGGGGGCAGCATGGATGTGTTGCTTCCGCTCCTGCGGTCGATGCCCGTGCCGTGCAGTCTCGCGCGGTGGAGTCTTGTACGGTGGACTCTTGGGAAGGCGCCATGACCAGCTTCCTGATCATCGATGATCATCCGCTGTTTCGCGAGGCGCTCGGCAATGCGGTGCGTCTGGCCTTGCCGGAGGCGCGGATCCTCGAGGCGATGTCGATCGAGGACGCCCTGCATATCCTCTCGGCCGAACAGGGTATCGACCTCGCGCTGCTCGACCTCTCACTGCCGGATGCGACCGGATTCTCCGGCTTCCTCCGCCTGCGTGAGACCCATCCGCGCCTGCCTGTCGCCATCGTGTCAAGCGAGGAGGACCAGCACGTGGTCCGCGAAGCGCTGGCGCTGGGCGCCGCGGGGTACCTGCCCAAGTCGACCTCCAAGCGCGAACTGGCGCAGTCGATCGAGGGCGTGCTCAGCGGATCGGTGTCGGTGCCGAAGGATTTTGTCGTCGCACCGCACCGACGACGGGCCGATGGCAACAAGGCGCTCGAGGTCAAGTTGCGCGAGCTCACGGGGCAGCAGCTTCGCGTGCTCGACCTGCTGCGTCGCGGTTTTCCGAACCGGCAGATCGCCCAGGAGCTTCGGCTCGCGGAATCCACGGTCAAGGCGCACATCACCGAGATCCTGCGCAAGCTCGGCCTGTTCAGCCGGAACAAGGCAATCGTCGAGATCGGCAAGATGGACCTGCCCGATCCCAAGAGCCGACCCAATGCGCGCGTCGATCGCGGGAGGCCGCAATAATACGGCACGTCGTCTTGACCTGGATCCATTTGACCTAGATCAATCTGGTTCGCTCTGGCTCGGACATGCTTTATATACGTCAGCGCAGGCAACGATCTGGGAATGGTCCAACGTGACACGATTTCTCATTGTCGAAGATCATCCGCTGTTTCGCGAAGCCCTGGAAGGCGCCCTGCAACTGGCGACGCCCGAGGCTGTCATCCTGCAGGCCACCTCGATTGACGGCGCGCTCGGCCTGCTGTCGTCGACAGACGGAATTGACCTCGTCCTTCTCGACCTTTCGATGCCGGGGACGACAGGCCTGTCGGGGATCATCCGCATCAGGAAGGCGTTTCCGCGGATTCCGGTCATCATCGTATCCGGGTACCAGGATCCGCAAATCATCGGCAGCGCATTATCGCTCGGCGTATCCGGCTACATCCTCAAATCCTCTTCGAAACGAGAGCTTGCGCAGGCGATCAGTGAGGTCTTGCGCGGCTCGATCTGCCTGCCGGATGCGTATCGCGGTTTGGCGCGGCCACCGCGGTCCGGAGGCCCCGCCCAGGAGCTGTTGAAGCGCCTGCACGACCTGACGTCGCAGCAATTGCGCGTCCTGGAAATGCTCCAGCGTGGCCTTCAGAACAAGCAGATCGCCTATGAGCTGAAGATTTCGGAGACCACCGTGAAGGTCCACGTCTCCGACATCCTGCGCAAGCTCAACGTGATGAGCCGCACCAAAGCCATCGTCGAAATGTCCAGAATTGATTTCGTGACGCTGGCAGCCGAGGGCTCCGCGTCAAGGCGCGAGTGTGCCCAGTCGGATCAGCCTTGAGGTGAGTCTTCCGCAGCCACGTCGCGCCAACCGAGGTGCTCGTTGGTTAAGACTATCCTTGAGGGATCATTGGCCTGGCGGAATGTAAGATATTACCCCTACTGTGCATGGGGTTGTTTTCGATATCAGCTCAGCAGGAACGACAGCAGCGCCCGCATCTCGGCGGGCTTGA
Coding sequences within it:
- a CDS encoding c-type cytochrome, giving the protein MRMRRNHLGIGNSRNRAIAGLVACAAAMIAPLAHADEVQPFRLCADPTNLPFSSDSPSQPGFYVEIGQALAQALGRPIAFDWYKSYFGKRTVRVTLLGKQCDAMIGLPRSEDFMGPAVIFSNTFAKEGYALVAAKGQAIGGIDGLKGKRVAVQFASTPQNLLASRDDVQKVTVLSPEEGMQALEQGKVDVAFIWGPVAGWLNKTSYNDRYQIQLTEGEGLSWDAAIGFAKTSTELRDRVDAVLPQLEKTIGKLAVKYGLPTGQPVRFGAARAAPAGTTTGTGTGPAVVQIANVVATETKGDASAPNAEAVGAGKEIFNGTCAHCHGPDAIQSERKIDLRLLRHRYGDDMRDTFWKTVHEGRPSKGMPAWKEVFTDEQFDSIYSFLLTVQAESND
- a CDS encoding response regulator transcription factor, encoding MTSFLIIDDHPLFREALGNAVRLALPEARILEAMSIEDALHILSAEQGIDLALLDLSLPDATGFSGFLRLRETHPRLPVAIVSSEEDQHVVREALALGAAGYLPKSTSKRELAQSIEGVLSGSVSVPKDFVVAPHRRRADGNKALEVKLRELTGQQLRVLDLLRRGFPNRQIAQELRLAESTVKAHITEILRKLGLFSRNKAIVEIGKMDLPDPKSRPNARVDRGRPQ
- a CDS encoding response regulator transcription factor; the encoded protein is MTRFLIVEDHPLFREALEGALQLATPEAVILQATSIDGALGLLSSTDGIDLVLLDLSMPGTTGLSGIIRIRKAFPRIPVIIVSGYQDPQIIGSALSLGVSGYILKSSSKRELAQAISEVLRGSICLPDAYRGLARPPRSGGPAQELLKRLHDLTSQQLRVLEMLQRGLQNKQIAYELKISETTVKVHVSDILRKLNVMSRTKAIVEMSRIDFVTLAAEGSASRRECAQSDQP